The DNA segment CACCGGAGGGGACGATTTGTGTTTGGCTCGGTTAACAAGATTTTTAGTTACCCggtcaaaaaaattttttttctcctctgggTGACTTAAATCTCTATACAAAATTTCTTGTGTGGCTGCTCCCCAGATTTTTGTTTTACTATAGGGTCGCCCTCCCGGCGCGTCCCATCTTTTCTGAGACAAGGAAATGGCTAACTCGGGCCTGCAACTACTGGGCTTTTCAATGGCCATGCTTGGCTGGGTGGGTCTGATAGCGAGCACTGCTATCCCACAGTGGCAGATGAGCTCCTATGCAGGCGACAACATCATCACAGCCCAGGCCATGTACAAGGGGCTCTGGATGGAGTGTGTCACGCAGAGTACCGGCATGATGAGCTGCAAAATGTACGACTCGGTGCTTGCCCTGCCAGGTAAGATCGCGGGACGGACGGGACGGACGTGCTCGGGGTCAAGGTGGCCGGGGTTGGGTGGGGCAGGGCCGAGGCCGTAGGGCCGGACGCTCGGGGTTGccagggaggaggaagtggaggtcTTGGGCGCAGTCGGTGGGACAGAGAGGGAGCGAGCCTGAGATCTGGCTGTTCCACGTGGGCCCACGCCCCTCCGCCCAGGTCGAAGGGGGCAGCCCTTGACGAAACACTTCCCAATCCCCGGGAGTCAGTGGTCTTTCTCTtcccctgctttttttttccggacaaaagaagaagagggaCGTAGGTGCTCAGGGCCGCAGAATCGTGCCCTCGTTAGACGTGGGACCGCACTTGTGGCCTCTAATCTTATCGGCCGATTAGCTGAAGCCACAAAACCCGGTGGCCTCGATAGCAGGGCCAAAGCTAGGACACGCGCCGGTTGGTGTGGCCCAAGCGAGGGCCTTAGCCGCCACCTGCACTTCCCTTTcgccccctttctcccttcccccctaCCTGGAGCGGTTTCACCGAAACCTTGGCGCCCCGGGCGGGTTCTGGAGCGCAGGGCGGGGCGGAGAGACGGAAGGCCTCGGTGGCGGGGTGGGGGCGGGAACAGTCTGCACAGGGCCTACCTTGGACTAGGGGCCCCAGGCTGTCGGCGGAACTCGACAGGCGGACCACGGTCCAGGGGTTAGTGGGCGCGGTCTGCAGCGCTTAGACTGGCGCCATCCTAAGGCTACCTGCCATTTCCAGCAATGACcgctttcttcctcctcctctgcagcGGCCACGCAGGCCACTCGAGCCTTAATGATTGTGTCCTTGGTGTTGGGCTTCTTGGCCATGTTTGTCGCCACGATGGGCATGAAATGCACACGCTGTGGGGGAGATGACAAAGTGAAGAAGGCCCGCATAGCTATGACTGGAGGCATTATTTTCATCGTGGCAGGTGAGCCATGGGGGTCCAAGGTGGGACCAAAGCCTCACTCTTTCGTCCAGAAGAGCATAGCCAAGATCTTGGTCTGGACACCCAACACCAgaatcttttttctctttctaggtCTTGCTGCTTTGGTAGCATGCTCCTGGATTGGTCATCAGATTGTCACAGACTTTTATAACCCCTTGACGCCCATGAATATTAAGTAAGTATCCAGTCTAAAGACACATATGTGGACTTGGGACTTGGAGGACATCAAGTCCACATTTTGACTCCAATCCTCTCTCCCTACAGGTACGAGTTTGGTCCTGCCATCTTTATCGGCTGGGCAGGGTCTGCTCTGGTCCTTCTGGGAGGGGCCCTGCTCTCTTGCTCCTGCCCCGGCAGTGAAAGCAAAGCTGCATACCGTGCACCCCGCTCCTACCCTAAGTCCAACTCCTCTAAGGAATACGTGTGAGCTGGGGACCCCAGCCTGTGGGCAAGGTGTGAGGCAAAGGCCTCCTGGTCACTCCACCGCCAAACACCATGTATAGTTCCCTGTGGGAGGGGGGGGAGGGCCgaggggggtgggtgggagaggaagaCAAAACATGGGGAGGGTGTGCTTTTGTACAGTAATAAAATTAAGTTTTGGAAATTAGGTCTTTTCAGGCTTTCTCCAGACGCAGACCCTTGCACAGAAGTTGGAACTAAAGTGTACCTACAGCACATGTAGTTCAGTGATGCCTCCAGGTCTTCAGCCCCTACTTTCTTAGGCCTAGTGCCTCAGCTTTAGTCTTAGGCTTTTACCTACTCTCCCTAAACTTCTTTCCCATTATTATTCCGTGTGCCCTAATGGTATATGGGTGGGTATGTGTAGGGCAGAGGATAGCTTTGTGcagtgggttccagggactgaactcaggtcactgggAATGTGGCAAGTACCTTTTCCTGTTGCTATCTCACCATCCCCAACATCCACTCTTGTTTAAGCAGTTAAGAGAGGTTTTgagtaacacacacatatattttattagaAATGGGCACGGGAGGAGGGGATTTCTTATTCTCTGGGCATATA comes from the Rattus norvegicus strain BN/NHsdMcwi chromosome 10, GRCr8, whole genome shotgun sequence genome and includes:
- the Cldn7 gene encoding claudin-7 precursor yields the protein MANSGLQLLGFSMAMLGWVGLIASTAIPQWQMSSYAGDNIITAQAMYKGLWMECVTQSTGMMSCKMYDSVLALPAATQATRALMIVSLVLGFLAMFVATMGMKCTRCGGDDKVKKARIAMTGGIIFIVAGLAALVACSWIGHQIVTDFYNPLTPMNIKYEFGPAIFIGWAGSALVLLGGALLSCSCPGSESKAAYRAPRSYPKSNSSKEYV